In Serratia sp. FDAARGOS_506, a genomic segment contains:
- the yccA gene encoding FtsH protease modulator YccA: MDRIVVSSSSRDSLLSTHKVLRNTYFLLSLTLAFSALTATASTMLGLPAPGLLLMLVGFYGLMFLTHKLANSPAGILAAFALTGFMGYALGPILSSFLNAGAGDLIMLALGGTAAVFFCCSAYVLTTRKDMSFLSGMMMAGFVVLLVAVIANLFLQIPALHLAISALFILFSAGAILWETSNIIHGGETNYIRATVSLYVSLYNMFISLLSILGFARSN; the protein is encoded by the coding sequence ATGGACCGCATTGTCGTCTCATCTTCTTCGCGCGACTCGCTGCTCAGCACGCATAAAGTCCTGCGTAACACCTATTTTCTGTTATCCCTGACCCTGGCTTTCTCAGCCCTGACCGCGACCGCCAGCACAATGCTGGGCCTGCCTGCGCCAGGCTTGCTGCTGATGCTGGTCGGTTTCTACGGCCTGATGTTCCTGACCCATAAACTGGCCAACAGCCCGGCGGGCATTCTGGCGGCTTTCGCGCTGACCGGTTTCATGGGGTACGCCCTCGGCCCGATCCTCAGCTCATTCCTGAACGCCGGCGCAGGCGATCTGATCATGCTGGCGCTGGGCGGTACCGCCGCGGTGTTTTTCTGCTGCTCAGCGTATGTGCTGACCACCCGTAAAGACATGTCGTTCCTGTCCGGCATGATGATGGCCGGTTTTGTGGTGCTGTTGGTAGCGGTGATCGCCAACCTGTTCCTGCAGATCCCTGCCCTGCACCTGGCTATCAGCGCACTGTTCATCCTGTTCTCAGCCGGCGCGATCCTGTGGGAAACCAGTAACATCATTCACGGCGGCGAAACCAACTACATTCGCGCCACCGTTAGCCTGTACGTGTCACTCTACAACATGTTCATCAGCCTGTTGAGCATTCTGGGCTTCGCCCGCAGTAACTGA
- a CDS encoding winged helix-turn-helix domain-containing protein has translation MKYIIDLCVIYDANACRLQLIDNDESSIRISNPASRLLIEMLTYPNIPLKREILIKKVWEEYGFSGSSISLNVAVSEIRKAFKLLGRETSPIKTLAKVGFCFTAMIETYSPPLVTVNETAPAYASSSLSPLPPVAESHNVPPQKKVKTSAVAAVCGIFIPLVFIAAFYPIEPPDQPREKLISLGKKGHCAMYSLDADKHIDDELEKSMVNQALESSGVDCQNSKADIYFSSVKHSLTYNTFLGVCYLGPQGQYTQCVTYKIINGK, from the coding sequence ATGAAATATATTATCGACCTCTGCGTGATCTATGATGCAAACGCGTGTCGTCTCCAACTCATTGATAATGATGAGTCATCGATACGGATATCCAACCCGGCTTCGCGCCTGTTAATTGAAATGCTGACTTATCCAAATATCCCATTAAAACGTGAGATATTGATAAAAAAGGTATGGGAAGAGTATGGTTTTTCAGGCTCATCGATCAGTCTCAATGTAGCCGTCAGTGAAATAAGGAAAGCATTCAAACTGCTGGGAAGAGAAACCTCTCCCATAAAGACCCTGGCGAAAGTCGGTTTTTGTTTCACCGCTATGATTGAAACTTATTCACCACCGCTGGTAACTGTTAATGAAACGGCGCCCGCTTATGCTTCATCGTCGCTTTCCCCCCTCCCTCCGGTTGCCGAATCACATAACGTGCCGCCGCAGAAAAAGGTAAAGACCAGCGCTGTTGCTGCTGTTTGCGGCATATTTATTCCGCTGGTGTTCATCGCGGCGTTCTATCCTATAGAACCGCCTGATCAACCTCGGGAAAAGTTAATTTCGTTAGGAAAAAAAGGCCACTGCGCCATGTATTCTCTGGATGCAGATAAGCATATTGATGACGAACTGGAAAAAAGTATGGTTAATCAGGCGTTAGAGAGCAGCGGCGTCGATTGCCAAAACAGTAAAGCGGATATTTATTTCTCTTCCGTAAAGCACTCACTGACCTATAACACCTTTCTCGGTGTGTGTTATCTCGGCCCACAAGGTCAATATACCCAGTGTGTTACCTATAAAATTATCAACGGAAAATAA
- a CDS encoding LuxR family transcriptional regulator, translating to MTSIGIVSENIFFREAIKRILMPRIFHKDHVIAYYDDLPLAMGRNCHDILIVDDAVKSMLRFSMAVALLSAIHGVKIFLTTEDKRRLLFRSISRDVVVLDRKGSVPGMSKELSLLVDNVAQRPERNESVEGRIARNTKSCLTESEVETLHLLSFGYTVTQVSKILDKSVKTVSTQKCSALRKMGLKNRVHNLLEVSSGFSEVL from the coding sequence ATGACCAGTATCGGTATCGTATCTGAAAACATCTTTTTTAGAGAGGCGATAAAAAGAATATTGATGCCAAGGATTTTTCATAAAGATCACGTTATTGCCTACTACGACGATCTACCTTTGGCGATGGGGCGAAATTGCCACGATATTCTGATCGTTGATGATGCGGTAAAAAGCATGTTGCGCTTCAGCATGGCTGTGGCGCTATTGTCTGCTATTCATGGCGTAAAGATTTTTTTGACGACGGAAGATAAGCGCCGTCTGTTATTTCGTTCTATCTCACGTGATGTCGTCGTGCTCGACAGAAAAGGCAGTGTCCCTGGTATGAGTAAAGAGTTGTCTTTGCTGGTGGATAATGTCGCGCAGCGCCCTGAGAGGAATGAAAGCGTTGAGGGTAGGATAGCCCGCAATACAAAAAGCTGTCTGACGGAAAGTGAAGTGGAAACGCTTCATTTGCTTTCCTTCGGTTATACGGTGACCCAGGTTTCCAAGATTCTTGATAAAAGCGTAAAGACGGTCAGCACGCAGAAATGCAGTGCACTACGCAAAATGGGATTGAAGAATCGGGTGCACAACTTATTGGAGGTTTCATCCGGTTTCTCGGAGGTTCTCTAG
- a CDS encoding fimbrial protein codes for MMKKMFSVAIMAAAVAAPTAFAEDNSAGGIINFTGAITDTTCTINGGKSADFTVALSPISVTDAGNAVGPITKNKKSFSLTFSGCSPAAGTAGTPLKIYFSSADNISTDGKYLLNNSVNENDASVAKNVGFSLAETGSSTPIQLNVPYVTDIMGDKTAPDSETLTLDAYYYKTNAEAAKVGALSSNVTYTISYL; via the coding sequence ATGATGAAGAAGATGTTTTCTGTTGCAATCATGGCGGCTGCGGTCGCTGCGCCTACGGCTTTTGCTGAAGACAATTCCGCCGGTGGCATCATTAACTTTACCGGTGCCATTACCGACACCACCTGTACGATTAACGGCGGCAAAAGCGCGGATTTCACCGTAGCACTGAGCCCGATCTCGGTGACCGACGCGGGTAACGCCGTTGGGCCAATCACCAAGAACAAGAAGTCCTTCTCGCTGACCTTCTCCGGCTGTTCGCCGGCGGCCGGTACCGCAGGCACCCCGTTGAAAATCTACTTCTCCTCTGCGGATAACATCTCTACCGACGGCAAATATTTGCTGAACAACTCGGTCAACGAAAACGACGCTTCCGTCGCGAAGAACGTGGGCTTCTCTCTGGCGGAAACCGGTTCCTCCACCCCGATCCAGCTGAACGTGCCTTACGTCACCGACATCATGGGTGACAAAACGGCACCGGATTCAGAAACCCTGACGCTGGACGCGTATTACTACAAAACCAACGCCGAAGCAGCAAAAGTGGGCGCTCTGAGCTCCAACGTGACTTACACCATTTCTTACCTGTAA
- a CDS encoding molecular chaperone, whose translation MKKYMMIAALLLGSVGAQANVVVNGTRVIYPANNKDVIVQLLNNGADPSLVQAWIDDGDINSTPETANVPFLLSPPVVKVNGNSGQQLRIQKVGAALAADRESVFYLNVLDIPPTPENLQGTNTLQLAIKSRIKLFYRPQALTRGVENALEKLTLQANGKGFNVINNSPYFITVANIGQGADKHLLVDSLMVAPFSTQFAASKRSVSKNVRYDLMYIDDLGAYKSKAITAH comes from the coding sequence ATGAAAAAATACATGATGATAGCAGCGCTGTTGCTCGGTTCCGTTGGCGCGCAGGCCAATGTGGTGGTTAACGGTACGCGGGTGATCTACCCGGCAAACAACAAGGATGTGATTGTCCAACTGCTGAATAACGGCGCCGATCCTTCACTGGTTCAGGCCTGGATCGACGACGGCGATATCAATTCCACCCCGGAAACCGCCAACGTGCCGTTTTTGCTGTCGCCGCCGGTGGTGAAAGTGAACGGCAACAGCGGGCAGCAGCTGCGAATTCAGAAAGTCGGCGCCGCGTTGGCGGCGGATCGCGAATCGGTGTTCTATCTCAACGTGCTGGATATCCCACCGACGCCGGAAAACCTGCAGGGCACCAATACGCTGCAGCTGGCGATCAAGTCGCGCATCAAACTGTTCTACCGCCCGCAGGCCTTAACCCGCGGCGTAGAAAATGCATTGGAGAAATTGACGCTGCAAGCCAATGGCAAAGGGTTCAACGTCATCAACAACAGCCCTTATTTCATTACGGTAGCAAATATCGGCCAAGGTGCGGATAAGCATCTGCTGGTTGATTCGTTAATGGTCGCGCCGTTTTCCACCCAGTTTGCCGCCAGCAAACGATCGGTCAGTAAAAACGTCCGTTATGACCTGATGTATATCGACGACCTGGGGGCTTACAAGTCTAAAGCCATCACCGCACACTAA
- a CDS encoding fimbria/pilus outer membrane usher protein has product MKLNKKVLSLLTASSFLLPDTAWAVTFDTSLLAGESRDSDLSRFYLNNDMPAGRQEIDVYVNHDWKGRYPLLFGTQRDDIQIDYQDAQRLGIDLSQLPTPQAPQTTLSIATLVQGGRFDMDVGALSLRLTVPQARVNRSEAGYVDPAFWNRGISALTLAYNATYYHAESRGDGNHSNNDDFYTGLESGINLAGWQFRDSSSFRHGSGRGSHWQNNTRYLQRGFADIKSNLTAGDFYSPGDLFDSVRMRGVALASDISMRPNSQQGFSPIVRGVAQTNALVKVVQNGNVIYQENVPPGAFTLDSIQPTGSAGDLWVTVKEADGREQSFSVPFSAVPNMLKQGVSQYSVLAGKVNESNTDYDPGFVQGTLQYGFNNLVTGYAGSILSDDYQAWLLGSGWNLPIGAVSIDLTHADTRLKNRRESGQSFRIAYSKFLDVTATNFTLAAYRYSTRGYYSFTDAIYSNDGYRQLERQFDRWRDEEGLSELDMNTWDALRSARPKNTFTLNLNQRLNEGWGTLFFSGSQRDYWTANAKSREYQLGYSNNLGRVSYSVSASRVRNSQREEETRYYLSFSLPLSVFDNNAYLSTGLSATDSHYQQSTVSLSGNALESNRLSYSLSGSNRSGGDNMASVNTAYRTRVSTLGASYSEGNDYRQSGLSARGSLVAIPWHVLASNEIGNTMTVVEAPQAAGLMVNGDESIVTNAQGLALVPYATPYRQNSVTLSDTGHSSGAEISGNVANHVPYYGAVSYLKFETDQRRPFQLRAQRADGAPLPFGAEVLDENGRSIGFVGQASVLYLRAEQPPTALTVQLRDGSCRIAKPTLALDASPGVCR; this is encoded by the coding sequence ATGAAGCTGAATAAAAAAGTCCTCTCGCTGCTGACCGCCTCTTCATTCTTGTTGCCGGATACGGCCTGGGCGGTGACGTTCGATACTTCGCTGTTAGCCGGCGAATCACGCGATTCCGATCTCTCGCGTTTTTATCTCAATAATGACATGCCTGCCGGCCGGCAGGAGATCGATGTGTATGTCAATCATGACTGGAAAGGGCGCTATCCGCTGCTGTTTGGCACGCAGCGCGACGATATTCAAATTGACTACCAGGATGCGCAGCGGTTGGGCATCGATCTGAGTCAATTGCCGACACCTCAGGCGCCCCAGACGACGCTGTCGATCGCCACGCTGGTACAGGGCGGTCGGTTCGATATGGACGTCGGCGCACTGAGTCTGCGCCTGACGGTGCCGCAGGCCCGGGTCAACCGGTCGGAGGCGGGATACGTGGATCCGGCCTTCTGGAATCGCGGCATCTCCGCGTTGACGCTGGCCTACAACGCGACCTATTACCATGCCGAATCGCGCGGCGACGGCAATCACAGCAACAATGACGATTTCTATACCGGGCTGGAATCCGGGATCAATCTGGCCGGTTGGCAATTTCGCGACAGCAGCAGCTTTCGCCACGGCAGCGGGCGGGGGAGCCACTGGCAGAACAACACGCGCTATTTGCAGCGCGGCTTCGCCGACATCAAATCCAACCTGACCGCCGGCGATTTTTATTCGCCGGGGGATCTGTTCGACTCGGTGCGCATGCGCGGGGTGGCGCTGGCGTCGGACATCAGCATGCGCCCCAACTCGCAGCAAGGCTTTTCACCGATCGTGCGTGGCGTGGCGCAAACCAATGCCCTGGTGAAAGTGGTACAGAACGGCAATGTGATCTATCAGGAAAACGTGCCGCCGGGCGCCTTTACCCTCGACAGCATTCAGCCGACCGGTTCGGCGGGCGATCTGTGGGTGACGGTCAAAGAGGCTGACGGGCGTGAGCAGTCGTTCAGCGTACCGTTTTCCGCCGTACCCAACATGTTGAAACAGGGCGTCAGCCAATACAGCGTACTGGCCGGCAAGGTTAACGAAAGCAATACCGATTATGATCCCGGCTTTGTGCAAGGCACCCTGCAGTACGGTTTCAACAACCTGGTAACCGGTTATGCCGGCAGCATTTTGAGCGACGATTATCAGGCCTGGCTGCTCGGCAGCGGCTGGAACCTGCCGATAGGGGCGGTGTCCATCGACCTGACGCATGCCGATACCCGCCTGAAAAACCGCCGTGAAAGCGGGCAGAGTTTCCGTATCGCCTACAGTAAATTTCTTGATGTCACCGCGACCAACTTCACGCTGGCGGCTTATCGCTACTCCACTCGCGGTTACTACAGTTTTACCGACGCCATTTACTCCAATGATGGCTACCGCCAGCTGGAACGGCAGTTTGATCGCTGGCGCGACGAGGAGGGATTGTCCGAGCTGGATATGAACACCTGGGATGCGCTGCGTTCCGCTCGGCCGAAAAATACCTTCACGCTTAACCTGAACCAGCGTCTTAACGAAGGGTGGGGCACGCTGTTCTTCTCCGGCTCCCAGCGCGATTACTGGACGGCCAATGCGAAAAGCCGCGAATACCAGCTGGGGTATTCCAACAATTTGGGGCGCGTCAGCTACTCCGTTTCCGCCAGCCGGGTGCGTAACAGCCAGCGTGAGGAAGAGACGCGTTATTACCTGTCGTTCAGCCTGCCGCTGTCGGTGTTCGATAACAACGCCTACCTCAGCACCGGCCTGTCGGCGACGGACTCTCACTATCAGCAAAGTACGGTCAGCCTGAGCGGCAATGCCCTGGAATCCAACCGCCTGAGCTATTCGCTGAGCGGCAGTAATCGCAGCGGCGGCGACAACATGGCCAGCGTCAATACGGCCTATCGTACCCGCGTTTCGACGCTTGGCGCCTCCTACAGCGAAGGCAACGACTATCGCCAGAGCGGCCTCAGCGCGCGCGGCAGCCTGGTAGCGATCCCTTGGCATGTGCTGGCGTCGAACGAAATCGGCAACACCATGACGGTGGTCGAGGCGCCGCAGGCCGCAGGGCTTATGGTCAACGGCGACGAAAGCATCGTGACCAACGCGCAGGGTTTGGCGCTGGTGCCTTATGCCACGCCGTACCGGCAAAATTCGGTCACGCTATCGGATACCGGCCACAGCAGCGGGGCGGAAATCAGCGGCAACGTTGCCAACCATGTGCCTTACTACGGCGCGGTCAGCTACCTGAAATTCGAGACCGACCAGCGTCGGCCATTCCAGCTGCGGGCGCAGCGCGCCGATGGCGCACCGCTGCCGTTCGGCGCCGAAGTGCTGGATGAAAACGGCCGGTCGATAGGCTTTGTCGGCCAGGCCAGCGTGTTGTATCTGCGCGCCGAACAGCCGCCGACGGCGTTAACGGTGCAACTGCGCGACGGCAGTTGCCGTATCGCCAAACCGACCCTGGCGCTTGACGCGTCGCCCGGCGTTTGCCGCTAA